A stretch of Desulfotalea psychrophila LSv54 DNA encodes these proteins:
- the fabG gene encoding 3-oxoacyl-[acyl-carrier-protein] reductase — MILDGKIAVVTGGSRGIGRGIALRLAGMGALVYINYVSRPDAAIETKELIEKAGGKAEIIGFNVADGEKVQESLNQIVADAGAIDILVNNAGITRDGLLARMKEADWDAVLDTNLKGAFLCSKAAARFMMKKRWGRIVNISSVIGFAGNAGQANYAAAKAGLVGFSKSMAREYAARNITVNCVAPGYVVTEMTEELDEKIQEKIKAEIPLGSFGRTEDIAAAVAYLVSEDGRYLTGQTLHVNGGMYM, encoded by the coding sequence GTGATTCTTGACGGAAAAATAGCTGTAGTGACAGGTGGCAGTCGAGGAATAGGTCGTGGCATAGCCCTGCGTCTTGCCGGTATGGGAGCTCTTGTGTATATCAACTACGTGAGTCGCCCGGATGCTGCCATTGAAACAAAAGAACTGATAGAAAAGGCTGGTGGTAAGGCTGAGATCATTGGCTTTAATGTTGCCGATGGGGAAAAGGTTCAGGAGAGTTTGAATCAAATTGTTGCCGATGCCGGAGCCATTGATATTTTGGTAAATAATGCGGGTATAACCCGTGATGGTCTTCTTGCCCGAATGAAAGAGGCCGATTGGGATGCGGTGCTTGATACTAATCTCAAGGGTGCGTTTCTTTGTTCTAAGGCTGCTGCCCGTTTTATGATGAAAAAGAGATGGGGCAGAATTGTAAATATATCCTCTGTGATCGGTTTTGCCGGTAATGCAGGACAGGCAAATTATGCCGCTGCCAAGGCAGGACTTGTTGGTTTTAGTAAGTCCATGGCACGTGAATATGCTGCTCGAAATATTACCGTTAACTGTGTTGCTCCCGGTTATGTTGTCACTGAAATGACAGAAGAATTAGATGAGAAGATTCAAGAGAAAATTAAAGCAGAGATTCCTCTTGGATCTTTTGGCCGCACGGAAGATATTGCCGCTGCTGTTGCCTACCTTGTCTCAGAAGACGGTCGCTATCTCACGGGGCAAACGCTCCATGTGAATGGCGGCATGTACATGTAA
- a CDS encoding electron transfer flavoprotein subunit alpha/FixB family protein, which translates to MLVFFELDVEVVASVALKFLGVGRELADKAGTDLMAIAMGEITVADQDKLIRYGADKVFVVNDPHIRYFNEGNYRIILTEFIQEYRSAIVLAGATSARLLKSVRFFQKGLSVEDSDIIVPAGAGLRSEKNAKLVYILSAAMEAVVGASRFAVDNGCFPASVQIGQTGKTVSPKFYLACGISGSIQHVSSILGAEKVVAIKSDRDAVIFTVADYGIVGRVEEILPELIRRLEKRGKSCDS; encoded by the coding sequence GTGCTTGTCTTTTTTGAATTGGATGTTGAGGTCGTGGCCTCGGTTGCCCTGAAATTTCTCGGGGTGGGCAGAGAGCTGGCTGACAAGGCGGGGACAGATCTTATGGCAATTGCCATGGGTGAGATTACTGTTGCTGATCAAGATAAGTTGATTCGTTATGGTGCCGATAAAGTTTTTGTGGTAAACGATCCACATATTCGGTATTTTAATGAGGGAAATTATCGTATTATTTTAACTGAATTTATTCAGGAATATAGGTCTGCAATTGTCCTTGCTGGGGCGACATCTGCTCGCCTGTTAAAATCAGTGCGTTTTTTTCAGAAAGGATTATCTGTAGAGGATAGCGATATTATTGTGCCAGCTGGTGCTGGATTAAGAAGTGAAAAAAATGCCAAGCTGGTGTATATACTGTCGGCGGCAATGGAGGCCGTGGTTGGCGCTTCCCGTTTTGCTGTTGATAATGGCTGTTTTCCTGCCAGTGTGCAGATAGGTCAGACGGGTAAAACTGTTTCTCCTAAATTTTATTTAGCCTGTGGTATTTCTGGCTCTATTCAACATGTTTCTAGCATATTAGGTGCGGAAAAAGTTGTGGCAATAAAAAGTGATAGGGATGCTGTCATATTTACAGTGGCTGACTATGGCATTGTTGGTAGGGTCGAAGAAATCTTGCCTGAGTTGATTAGAAGACTTGAAAAAAGAGGAAAATCTTGTGATTCTTGA
- a CDS encoding electron transfer flavoprotein subunit beta yields MRIAVCIKQVPDTEKIRLVPETDTLLCDGVEFAGSDTLATSYALSKTLTLRGPYDLILCGKQAVAGDTAQVGPACLSFEHSLC; encoded by the coding sequence ATGCGTATAGCTGTCTGTATAAAACAGGTTCCTGATACCGAAAAGATTCGTCTTGTTCCAGAGACGGACACTCTTTTATGTGATGGGGTAGAATTTGCCGGTTCAGACACCCTTGCAACTTCCTATGCCCTTTCAAAAACACTTACTTTGCGTGGTCCCTACGATTTAATTCTCTGCGGTAAACAGGCCGTTGCTGGAGATACAGCTCAAGTGGGTCCTGCCTGCCTTTCATTTGAGCATAGTCTTTGCTAG